The genomic region TCAGGCATGAAGGCTAACCTCAGTagccagcaaaacaaaacacttttgaCCAGAGTTTCACTGATAAGTGAATGTGTAGCTTTCAAAAACTGAAATGTAACATTATATGCCTCTTTGGAATGCTGATGTAGCATTGCAGCCAAAAGCCTCTCTACATTTATAATAAGCATTCTGGGATGTGTGTGCATGGCAAAATACTCCTCCACCCCCAACCTTCTATCTGGGAATAGAAGCAGAATTCAGAAGCAGGTCTTTTTTGCAAACTTAAATAACATAAACACACAAAAGAGGCCCCACACATGGTTCTACAAAGGGCTGTACAGATTCTTAACTATTAATATGAATCAGAATATTTCAAGGCCACTGAAAAAGTCAGCCTTATCTACTGTATGTTCTATGGAGATACATTACAAGTGCTCTCCAGATCTGTTTCACCGGGAATATAACCATCATGAGTTTTCCTAGACACTGACAAGTTGACTATTCTCCGTGCCCTCAACTCCTTCCTTAGTTGTCTCAATGTGAACTTCCTCATCCTTTGTATACATTATTCTCTCTGTAAGAAAGAGATGTAGCACAATTTCATGCAACTGccaatggccgtttctgcacggccctttaatggcgccctggggacgggaaatacgccgcccccagggagccattcgcacagcagcgccaacctgactccgctccctctcccctagggcggcgtcaggccgccctgaaaaacaaccctttaaagggttgtttttccctcaacagcatgttcccggcggcgcggtgcgaacagcaccgccgggaacacgctgtttcccttccccgtccgactcaccttgtccccatcgtcggcctgctggccgtcgaagcccgcccacactgtcctccgaccctggagccGCCCCTGACGTCTGCCCGACCTGCCCGTCTGCCGGCCTCATCAGGAGGCCGCTACCCACATGCTTGCGTACATGCGGAcgcggcctccgcctccacgccggcagaattcttgccggcatggaggcgcctcaacggccgtgcagaaacggcctttgtatCTCATTTTTATGATAGTGAAATAAGCATAAAGTTGGATTaggtttatattttttttcagatttcagaattaATAAGTACTTTTGAAGTTTCTCCATTGATGGAATGATCGCCTTTAGGTGCATCAGAAAAATAATCAtttcttcaaactgctttctagAAATATTATGGAACTTCCATAGTATTGGGCATCATTACTTTTCCATAGCTGCTCAGCCATCAAAACATTACCAGGAATATAGTGTGACAAGATTAAATTTccatggttaaaaaaaaatcagttaggGAGTGTTAGAAGCTAGGGTAAATATTTTGGACAGTCTAACTAGATGGACTGAGAATCCAGAACATTTGAAAGGATTTAGGTGGGACTGACTTCTGCCCTGGGAACAGGTGAATAGGACAATCCGAAAATCTTGATTTCATGGCCTAACCTTTGAGAGTTACCAGGAACTTGTATCATGACTCGTGGCATCTGTCTGCTGAATCAAAATCATTCCATTCTGATTCAAGAGAACTGCAGCTAGCAGTAAGCATTTGAGGAAAAGATGCTTAAATGTAACTAACATCAAGAGTTCTGTGGCTTCAGTGTCAGCCTACTGCAAAATAAACCACAATTCCAAATAATTGCCATTCTATGCTGGACTAGAACTGGTGATTTAGAGATGTCCCGTTCGAAGGTCGGACTTAATAGACTGCTTGCTAAATGATTTAGAGATGTTCTGTGGTTACATTTAGTCTATTGTTCCTTAAACATTCCTCATGCACATATCCTCCCTCTCAAATTAGTACCACAATGCTTTGTTTTACAGCCCAACATAATGCTTTCTTTTACAGGCCAACATAAGGTCTTCATAACTGCTTGTTTCCATTAATGTCCATTTATAGTTCATGTAGAAAACAGAACTGAGTGATTAACTTACCTTTAAAGTATACTTCTACTCAGCATTAACAATCATTTTATTGGTTCATTTCAATCTACTAATTTCATGAGCAAGTGTTAGTGAAAAGAACACCTCATTGAAGCCTTTGCAAAACATGCTTGCATAGTCAATGTAGTGCAGGGGTcggaatgtcagactaggatcttgaaGACTCATATTTAAatccccactatgccactgggtgaTCCTCGACTCAGTCACACACTCACAGCCTAGCCCACTtcaaatggttgttgtgaggacaaaaaggaagagaacaatgggcatttccccacttacctttgctgccctttgctgcacgctactctcagcgcgcagcatctctggcgcgcgcccgggtgtccccatgaccctgcgctgtgcgtgggatcatcaaaaggcgccgtttcgaggagcgccagggatgccgcgcgctgagggggcgtgagagcggcagcgtcggggcggctgcgttgtcgccgcccctgtagtggggagtgccaggggaccccacgctacttgaggagagtagcgtggggattaaggtaagtggggaaagggccaatgtaaaCTGCTCTGGGTCTCCAATGAGGATAAAGGCATGATATAAacaaagtacataaataaaatcaACAGAAAGTAGACGGTTCTTCTGCACCCAACATTACTTATTTTTCAAAGGAACACTTGCAGTAATTTTCATAGAGAATTTTGCATTTGTGACTGATTTTACATTCTTATTACAGCAGACAAACTATACTTCACAACCGCCAGTAGGTGTCAGTGTTCTACAATGCAACAGATGCAATGAAAAATCTTCAGGTTTTTTCTGACATCTAAAGGGTATCATGGTAGTTCATGTTACAAAGCAGTTATGGAATTGCTTTTGAATGTGCAAAATACCTTTCAGCAACATTTAAGGAAGGCTGAATCCACATGTCACTGGATATCATGTAACTGTAATAATTCACTCCCTGGATTTCCCTGCCTAAGGGAAATCTAGGAGTAAAATGATTATAGCAGGGCAATACTCAATGCCACATGAATTTTACCTAAATATTTAAATGCCCCAATTGGAAGGTAATAGTTGAAGGATGTATACTTTGACTTTTAGAATCACCCaattttatttgttataattacaTTTTATAGGTTCTTTTAATTGTGACCCCCACTAAAATTTGGGACTGGAGCAATTTAGAATTTCAATAAATTGAAATGTCACCTAGCACAATCTCAAGAATTTATCAGATTCCCTGTCTTGCCAAATATAAGATGCAGTCCACAGCTGCTGTGCATAATATTTATATTACACAATTCACGTTTGAATTAGTAGTTGTTCCTTGTCTCTGAGCTAGTAACTACATGCAGGTCAAGGTCTACTATGAACAAAAGAACCTCAGTTTAATATATCTGAAAGTACcctccctcagataagcagggtgatggtggtggaaatGAGAACATTTAGAGTCAGACTGCCACAAACAGACCCAAACAAGGAATGCATGAGAATAGTCACAGTCTTTAATTATACTACACTACCCTTGCAATGTATTTAAATAGCTTTTTCCAGTTTTATAGCGTTTTTCTTTGCCCTGACTACTTCTACTTAAATTGAATAAGGAAGTGTCTTCATGGGAAAATTGGGTGGAGGGGGGCTCACAGGTAGCAAGCCTATGCCAGTTGCATCCAGCCAAAAACCAAGGGTGGGCTTATATCAGTGTTTCTAGTAGAACTCCCATGACCCACTGGTGTGTGTTATATTCAAATTGCTGGGAGGACTCTGCCCCCTCTTCCAGCCAAGACCACTAAGATAGTAGGATTCCTCTTATTTTGGACTTAGTTGTTTTCATAGGCACCTGCTTTTATGGCCCAGGTACCAGAGGATATGAAACTTAGGAAGTTTTGATAAGTAACCAGGTTGCACTATTCCCAGGAATGAAGGGTGTTGCTGCAAGGAAGTGCAATTTTCCCCAGCTCAGTGGTTCAATAATGAAAGACTTTTCAACACCTGGGTAAATTGCCTATAACTctatctcaccaaaagaaaaaaaaatggtaacTTCATTCGCCACAAAGGCCAACACTGTTAAGGAAGTCATTCTCAAGACTAAGAAGATTGTTATTGGAATAAGCTACATTAGTGTATTTACAGATACCATATAGTAATTAATCATGTGGCAACCACTATTTATTATAAGTGCAGAATGATGTCCATAATACTAGGATCTTCCACTCCAAGAGACAGAAAGGATGAcaaactttttttgtattttacccATACAATGAAACTGTGTTATCAATTTACAACCACTATTCAATCTCATGCTGTGATAATGGAATACACTTTTTAGTAGTAGAGCCAGACTTGCACTTTTTAATACTTTATAGGAAGAATTGCATTCTGGCCACACAACCACTGGCATGTTAAACTGAGTTAATGTTCAGGACTCATTGTATTAATGCTTTCGTTTACATCACAAATTATGACTAACAGATATAAAGTTTGTAAGTGTATGAAAGTGTCTAGAAAATAGAGACAAACATTCAGATCGTGAGACAAAAACCAAGAACATCCATCATTTCTGGAAATCTTTTAAAGTGGCAGTgagacagaatggtttccaggTCTGTCACCTGACCAAGGTGCTCAAGTGGGAAGTTCTAGAAAAGGCAGGTCAACCACAATTTTCTGTTCTCCTGCATTCACCTGAGTTTTCTGTATTTACCAAGTCATAATTACTGAAGTTCAGCATTTGTCAGTAACATACATATCCAATCCAGGCAGCAATCCCATGAATACTGATAAGgaactaaaaataaatacattttagataTCTTAAGACCTAAAAACAAAGCTTTGTGGTCCTAgctgtctagcccaggggtcagtgacctttaacacccaaagagccatgggggcatggcccttcccccaagccccacctccagccgtGCAAGCTGATGGACAGAGTAAGTTGCAGAGGTGGCTGCACTTACAGAGGATGCCCCCAGCCAGACAGGTGACAGCAggtgccagatgagggaaggaggggaaaggatgccgaAGGgagggcggaaggaaggaaggagggggcaggacaGACAGTGGCGGTGAAGtcaacgatggcaagttgcacttgggacgcagcgagcgtgcctccttccctgccccctccttccttcctccggcgtcctttcccctccttcccaggcgccagatgagggagccgcagtacaaggacaaaagagccgcgtGTGGCTCTGGAGACgtgggttgccaacccctggtctagcccatGACTTACAACTGTATAGAAAAGATACCCAAATTCAGCATCATAGCTCTTTCGTTTGCACTGGTTTTCCATTCAGTTTTTGGGAGGAACCGTTTTTCATTGGTCTATCATTAAAATTCCAGTCAATGGGACAGACAAGCTGCTTAGTCTTTTTGTACGTCCAGTAAGGGTTAAGTACAATTGTGACAGCACTTAACCCCGTCAATATAATTGCAAAACGTAGGTGTCCCAAGTTTTCTTGCACAGCGTTCCAATTGGAAATGCACACCCACCATATGTGGTATGAAAGGATCATGCGGCAATGAAACATGTGAATCATCACCCACTGGTTTGCCTTCCAAAAGAAAGTTTTAGCCCAGCCAAcctaggaaaaagagagagaagggagaaagtTAGATCCAACAGAATCCACTATTTTCAAGCATATAAATACATTTGCTTTTTATAAAGGCATAGGAAAAAATCCTGGTCCCTGTGCCCCATTATCCAGAGGTGATCCAGGCTTCTTCAGTGGTGGCCACTTCACCTTTGGAATATTTTTCTCCTTGACGTTCATCTAGCATCTACCTCACTTGCTGTCAGATACCTGTCCAAATTATTTCTTTTCTGCGAGATATTCTGAGAGATATTCTGAGAGATATTCTCCTTTTTACCTCTCTAATGGTCTGTTTCTGGCCTAAAAACTCTTTATTAATATTTTAGGCTGTCTACCCTTTATTCATGCTGTTTTTATACCTTCGTTTGTTTTAGTTCTTAACTGCCCCAATCCtaatgctggtctatgactgaaaTAAAGACTGATGGATTAACTGCTCCAATCAGGACTTTGGAAAGATAGCATACAAATTTTCCATAATTCAAAaatatcctgctcttcctccaaggagctcaagacaGTGCTTATTGCTCCTTCCTTCCATATGGTCTTAcagcaactttgtgaggtagaccAGACTGAAAGGGCATGGTAGGCCCAACTGGCTCACCCTGTGAGCTTTGTGGATGAGCAGGGATTGTGACTATACTGGCCCACAGACTAGACATTTGGTTGAGGAAACATCCTTGGTATTCTAATGACCAGATTCTGACCTGTACTGCATCTGCCCACCATCCACTGAGTCACTGCTTCTGATAAGCTCGCTCTGCAAACAACTGTATGTTGAGCAGGATTCCTCTACATCCCTTTCTTGCTGCAGCCCACTGAGCCCGCCCAGTTGTATTTAGTATTACCTGAATTACTCAAAAATATGCTCTTCCCTTAGCTTGGGCTGAATCACATGGTTGTTCTGAATACGTATCAACAATATCTCACCTTCAAAAGCATCCAGGATATGCAGGTGAAAGGCGTGCTCATCTCAAGTAGCATTCCCATCAAAGGTATATAATGTCCAGACTGTACGCTGGTCATCAGACAAAAAAGGCTACCAAAGGCAAGCAAATGATGAacaactaaaaataaatcaaatgtcCTGAAAACAACATTAGACAAATGAACAGCTACATTTTCAAGCAAAAAGAAGCCAGAGGCTATTAGGCAGGTAAACCAGCTCCAGTCCTGCTGGGAAAACACTTTGTCAGCCTGAAAAACTGGATCTAGAAGCAAGGCCCATAAGCCAGCAACGCAGCTCtgaacaccaaacacacctcgGGTGGCAGTCAGATTCCAGAAGACTTTCTCCTTTGCCGGCAAGGCACGATAAGTGATGCATATAATTGAAGATAAATAATGCGAGAAAAAAAATACTCCCAGGTAGATGAAAAAGCCAGCGACCACTAGTTTCAGGCGAACTTCCCACAAAACATAATCCCAAGAAAAAATGGACCTTGATCCCACATCTTCTTGACCCATGTTTTCAGTTTATACCACAAACCACTTTGTGGGTACTTGGGAGGAGCCCACACTTTGGGTCTATTTAAGGATCTTGAGCTGCTGTTCTTATCGGTGACCAAATCCACTTTGCTATCTGCATAAAAAGACACACAAAAAAGATTTACAGATATTTTTTATGTAGTGgcaaaatctgtggatacttaaatccagagactagagccatgaacagacaacatATCTTTCCGCAATCCTGAAGAAAACCCCAGGTTTGTTGAAAAATTTGAAATCTTTACTAAAAACCCACTGGGGctacccctcccccagcaaatAACTGTATCATAGTGCCCATACTTTTTTCAGGTCCCTGTCCACTTGGTTTCATAAACTCATCCACGTGCCCCCAACCCTATAAAAAACATTGTTCAAAATAGTTGTTTGCACAACCCACTAAAAAaagacaataacaataaaattcaaAACAGTAACCATTAATTGCACATTTATTCAAAATTCAATTGCAACTTTTTAGTTTATTCAACAAAATAGATAAACTTGATACAGTGATGCCAGCTTTTCAAAGTCTAGTTAGTAGCAATTTAGCAGGAATTTTTATTTAGTAATTACTTCAGTAAATTCTTAATGTGATGGGTGGGCTGGATGAGGTGATACCAGCTTCCCAATGTCTGGTTTAAAGTCACACATGTCTGGTTTAAATGTCTGGTTTGAAGTCACACATTAAGTAATCAGGAGTCTATTTCTTTACCTGGAGAGAAACTGAATGACCACACTAAAACTACATTCTACCGAACAGGGCCAAGCATGACAGGAACTACATAGCAAAATACTAGCACATGACTTGTGTGACTCACTCAGGACTAACCACAAgccactgttcaacagcagccacccctcaaaagccagtgtagtgtagtggtttaaagatttgtttttaataccattttctctacctcaaggagtctcaaagcagcttacaacaccgcaacatgcaccttgtgaggtgagtgaggATGAAACAGttttgagataactgtgactggctcaaggttacccagaaggcttcatgtggaaaagtggggaatcaaacctggttccccagaatTAGAGTTTCAGGATCAGGgaggcccagttcaaaacgctaCTTCACCATGGAAATTCATTGGATCAACTTgagccagttacacattctcagacCAAATCAGGGTTTTGAGGAGGAATGATGTAGGTTGCTTTATGtcctcattgtggagaaaggtgaggtaatgCTTAATCATTTCAGTTGCTCTTTTCCAGTTCTACCATGTCCTTGTATGAAATGGAGCGACCAGAATTGTACACTGTATTCCaaatgattgtcatgcccttatataaagcagtggtgcgagcgcacttggagtactgtgttcaattctggttgccacatttatttatttatttatttatttatttatttatttatttatttatttatttatttatttatttatttatttataattggttttatataccgcccctcccccgaagggctctgggcggtgaacaacacaataaaataatagttacaataaaacccccattaaaacaacaatcaatattattatattggcatccaatcataaaaacagaacttcatagatccaccctggaaaataaaacagagaagcggagaacccagaatgtaaagaaaaggagggggaaaggggagggggcatcagcggccggcccctccaaacgcccggtggaacaattcagtcttacaggccctgcggaactctccaagatcccgcagggcccggatcaGTTGGTGGTAGTGTGTTTCCCAccgaggcaggggccaggagctgtaaaagccctggccggGGTAGAAAAAccagccgcatcatcaaggggccgAGGACCACCGAGTAGAATTGGCCTCCTAAGCGtgcgtagaggccgtgtagggacatatgggggtggggaaggtcccgaaggtatgagagAGTCCCGAGGCAGCGTAAGGCATAAAGATAAGCACCCATACGCTTATGAATGATTAAGAACTCAACTTTGGGAAGCCGAGGTGCGAGGCGTGCGCTttgcacaggttggatatgttctctaaaggcaccacctgtgagaacacgcgcatacgcatgctggaccagcttcagcttccgaagcaGGAAGGCGTCAAGGGAGAGACCCGCACTTATAGCGAGTTACAGCGGTCTAACCTAGagggtgaccgttgcatggatcacggtgaaaggatccgcctgggagaggaaagaggcCAGCAGCAGGGCACActcaaagatggaaaaacgcaacccgggttatatggagcCACCTGGAGTGCTCCATTAGAAAGAGGCGGagccaggtggacccccaggtcttgaagcggaggaggccggtgccagcCAAAGGCTTCCACTCTGGTGAGGTTGGAAATCCCACACCTCCCCACAAAGAGCCCCAGCCAAGGGAGGGGAtaccgtctttgatggattccgTTTTAACCCGCTCTGTTGTAACCATGCAGGAACCGCCGCCAAACAGTGCTGTAGGGCTGCTGGGGGGatgacctgccccccccctccatcggCGGGAGGCTAGGCTGAGTGTCATCGGTTGTACATCCTgtaaaggatattgaggagatagaaagagatgcagagaagggcaactaggaTGATTAAGGGATGATtgggggcaccttccttatgaggagaggctgcagcgtttgggactctttagtttggaagggaGACTGGCTGGCGAGGGATATGATTGGAATCTATAGAAAATGTTGaagccagagagaaatttttctctactTTCTCACAATATAGggagaaccaaggggcatacatttagaaatgctggggggaagaattaggactgtaaaaggaaacacttcttccatagcgatatgtgtgattggtgtttggaatatacccACCCACAGGAGGTGAGCGGtagcccactaacctggatagcttgcaGGGGCTTGGACAGCAGATTTgctgggaggagaagtcgatttatggctaacaatcttgatcctcttagatctgagattgcacatgccttaacagaccaggtgatcgggagcaacagccacaggaggccattgctttcgcatcctgcatgtgagctcccaaaggcacctggtggaggccCACTGgccgagtagcagagagctggactagatggactctggtctgatccagctggcttgttcttatgttcttaaatgccaccTCCCTCTAGATATGTACCAGGCTGCTAAGAAACTGTTTATCTGTTTATCTTCCAGTCATAAATATTCCTAGTacagaatttgcctttttaaagaaAGTTGATAACTTCATGGAGTGATCCACTGCAAACTCAAGATCTCTTTTCTCCTTAGTCACCAACAATTCCACCTTCATCTGTGAATACTTAGTCAATACTTATGTAGAGGTCTGTAGAAAACAAGTTACCGAGGTTGGTAGCCCTAATACGCAGATAGGACAGTTGCAGCAACAATTAAATCAGAAACATTTGAACTGTAAAGAGCACTCATTTCACCATCAGATATCACTGCCTTATGTTCCTAGCTAGTGAACTGAAAACCAACAAACAAGAACATCCTATCTAAGTTGGAGATTTACAAAAATTAGAAGCCCACAGTTCAGTAGGCAAAACGACTACGGCCTGAATGAAAGCTCAATGGGAATGCAGtttttgttagatctcagaagggaagcagggttggcccctgGAGTATTTGataggagaccgccaaggaataccgAGGTCCcagcatggaggcaggcaacaaaccatctctgaatgtcttttgccttgaaaatcctatggagtcactataagtcaactgtgacttgatggcaaaggaaaaaaaaatattcagcacAAGCTTTTGACCTTTCTGGCACAGCAAACGTCTTCTTAGTAAGCAGAACTTTTATCAAGAGGTAAGTACTACAGAATAAACTGCAGAGCTCAGATTACCAAATAAGAATGCAGTTGGAACACAATTCTCAAACATAATTGGAGAAAATACAGAGGCCTGTTTTAGTTCCTGTGCAACCACATACAGTTGCCACCAGTTAGCCAGGAGAGGGACTGTAAACTCCAGAAGCTACAAGGCGTCATTTTAGCATGCAAGGAGTACCTAACAAAGGTGCCAAGTACTGGCAAATACAAACCAAAAGAGTTGGATAGGAACTGATGATGGGAAGGCAAATCACATCTTGAGACTCCCAGTCACCATTAGGCAATCTGAGTCTGGAGAGGATCAGCAATTACTGTTTCCCATATGaggaatttcagcgtatcatctccGTTTTACTGAGGAGCTAAACACTAAATAGCAGTGACCAAGAAATCCAAATTCCTTATTCGAGGGGAGAGACAGTCAATCATTGTATACAGCAGCCTGTATCTGTTAACTCtggcataagaactagcctgctggatcagaccagagtccatctagtccagcactctgctactctcaagtggcccaccaagtgcctttgggagctcacatgcaggatgtgaaagcaatggccgtctgctgctgctgctcccgagcacctggtctgctaaggcagtgAGTTTTGAGAAGTTAGGAAGAGACTGGACAGAAAGTTTAGAAAGGAGAGGCAACCTCGCAAAGCTTGAGAAAGCATTACAATCGTCATAGTAAATTTTCAAGGAGGGTTGGGGCGGGGGCTGCTTCTGATCTACAGGCCTTGCCTATCATCTTAGGACCAGAACAGGAATGCATGCGCAGATCTCTCGCCAGGGTTTCCCTGGTGCCTTAACGGTAACGCTACCACGCCTTTCTCCAGTTTCAAAGAGTGAACCCAGAAGGCTCCCAAAACGCAGAATCAGGCAGCGGAGAACCGCCTCTTCCCCGCCACCCGGGCATCTTTCACGCAAcggccccctccccagctgcaatTGCCACGGGAGTCCCACGGCTGCGTAGCAAAGCCAAGTGCGTGTTTGCAAAAGCCAGCTTCTTGTGCGCGTTTGCAAAGGCAAGCTCACTCACCGGCTAGGCTGTGCGAAGGAAGCAGGCCTCCGTTCCGCCGTCGCTTCTCGTCATGCGCTCCGACCTGCTGACCGGCAGCCTTCGGATCGGCTCAGTCGGGAGCGCAAGTTGTTCCCCATCGAGGAGCCAACCGCGTGCGGAAGACAAAAGCGCTTTTACTCCGGCTTAACGCCTCCAGGGATCCCCCCGCGCGCTCGGACTCCCTTTCGCTTTGCACTAAGTGCCAGTCGCTCGGCGCAAACCATTTCGCTCTGCcggtgggaggggaggaagaagagcgGACTAAGTAAAGATGCGATTGCACCACACTGCTTATTTGTGCCGTAAGGAATCCCGGCTTCGTATCAAACAcggttttagtttttttaaaaaaatgcatgcaacGTTACCCAATAAGCACGTGATATCCAGAGCAGACGGCGCTCCTCCCAAATGCATTTCCGCGGCACTAGGACCGAGCAGAGCCCCAGTTTGTTAAATAGGAAACCGCTTGCTAAGCAATGCGTGACCCAGCTGACAAGGCTCGCTGCTGTCCAAAACAAAGCAGGCTTGCAGTGGGGAGGGACTCATGCCTGTTTATCCGGCTCCTGCTAATGGAGTGAAATGAGTGCGCATGGGTAAGATCCAGGGGCAAGCCTCACTTCACTTTTAAAGGCTCCGAAATAATTAGGTGCCGCCTGGAGAATTTACGAATCCTTAAAACCAGGCAACCGGCAAATCATTTAGCCGCCAGTCCGCAGCTTCTAAGCGCTGGATTGAATGGAGCGGTCATTTGCGCTTCCCCAGGTGAGCTGTTTTCTTTGAAGGCATATGCTGGACACCTGGATTTTGTGGGAAAGctgtatttaaaaagaagaactgaCAACTAAATGCAGCACGACCGGCTGCCCGCACTGAAGTCTCAGGGTTgatatgaagataaaatgaaggaaagggaaaggatgtGACTTCTTTGATAGAGATTTTATAGCTGCAGGTAAATTGAAGGGGTATGGTAAAATTATCATCTGGCTATTTCTGACTTATGGCAGGCAGTTAACGTGTCCAGCATATCACCAATTATTGCTAACTGAAGGCCACAGACCTTCTCATGTTGGGTCAGTCGCCTCtctgccccggggagggcaaatccaccagggCAGCCAAGTGCTACTTCCATGGACGGATTTGCTCGCCCTTCCCTTTTGGCGGGGCCAAAAATCTCCTTTATGGAGATTTGATGCAGACCCCCTTTTGGTTGATGGcagagccaaggaacagaaaatctttaaaGATTTTACTTTCTTCGTCGTCAGCCTGAAAGCTGTGTAATTCCTTTGGTCTGCTAGATGTTTGgatgtaatcctgctttggcctttctgctttaacctccatcagtagtcatttcaggTGTTCACTGCCTTCTGCTATTATGTAACATCATTTGTATATCTACCAGCTATTACGCGTTTCGCTTTCCACCTAATTTCCCTCTCGCATATCTACATCGATTCAAGCTTTCCTCATGCTACGCCCTGCATACAGATTGAACtggcagggagataaaatactTCTCTTGCATCATTTCATATTGCTAGTCCAAATCTTCCAATAATTTGATTCTGTTTCCTACGTTGTATTCCAGCTACCT from Sphaerodactylus townsendi isolate TG3544 linkage group LG01, MPM_Stown_v2.3, whole genome shotgun sequence harbors:
- the CLN8 gene encoding protein CLN8; this translates as MGQEDVGSRSIFSWDYVLWEVRLKLVVAGFFIYLGVFFFSHYLSSIICITYRALPAKEKVFWNLTATRGVFGVQSCVAGLWALLLDPVFQADKVFSQQDWSWFTCLIASGFFLLENVAVHLSNVVFRTFDLFLVVHHLLAFGSLFCLMTSVQSGHYIPLMGMLLEMSTPFTCISWMLLKVGWAKTFFWKANQWVMIHMFHCRMILSYHIWWVCISNWNAVQENLGHLRFAIILTGLSAVTIVLNPYWTYKKTKQLVCPIDWNFNDRPMKNGSSQKLNGKPVQTKEL